From the genome of Rhizobacter sp. AJA081-3:
TCGCGCCTTGTCGGGCGACGCAGCCTTGGGCACGCGGCCCATCAGATAGAACTCGGCATTCGGCTGCATCGAGGTGAGGTTGGCCATGCGGTTGGACAGGCCGAACAGTGCGGTGATGGCGCCGATGTCCCAGATGTCCTCGTCACTGAATCCATGCGCGCGCAGCGCCTCGAAATCGGCTTCGCCCACCGAGGCTGAATCGAGGCAGACCTTCATCGCGAAGTCGAGCATGGCGCACTGGCGCGGCGTGATGTCGGCCTTGCGGTGGTTCACCGCCACCTGGTCGGCGATCGTCGGTTTCTTCTCGTAGATGCGCAGGATCGCGCCGTGCGCCACCACGCAGTACAGGCATTGGTTGGCGCCGCTGGTGGCGACCACGATCATCTCCTTCTCGCCCTTGGTGAGGCCCGAGGGGCGCAGCATCAGCGCGTCGTGGTAGGCGAAGAAGGCGCGGAACTCGTCGGGCCGGTGCGAGAGGGCCAGGAACACGTTGGGCACGAAGCCCGACTTCTCCTGCACCTCGACGATGCGCCGCTTCACGTCGTCAGGCAGCGATTCGAGGGCGGGCACGGGATAACGCGAGATCGGTTGGTTCATGCTCATGCGGGGCTCCGGAATTGCAGCGCGTGCAGTCTGGCATACAGGCCGCCGGCGGCGAGCAGCTGGGCGTGCGTGCCCTGCTCGACGACACGGCCGCCCTCGAGCGCGACGATGCGGTCGGCGCGCTCGATGGTCGACAGGCGGTGCGCGATGACGATGCTGGTGCGGCCCCTCATCAGCCGCTCCAGCGCGTCCTGCACCAGGCGCTCGGACTCGGAGTCCAGTGCCGAGGTGGCCTCGTCGAGGATCAGCACCGGCGCGTCCTTGTAGATCGCGCGGGCGATGGCCAGCCGCTGGCGCTGGCCGCCGGACAGCTGGCTGCCGTTGTGGCCGATGGTGCTGTCGATGCCCTGGGGCAGCGTCTGCACGAAGTCGAACAGGTTGGCGCCGCGCAGCGCCGCGTCGACACGCTGGCGATCCACTTCGCCGCCCAGCGCGACGTTGGCGGCGATGCTGTCGTTGAACAGCACCACGTCCTGGCTGACCAGCGCGAACTGGCGGCGCAGCGCGTCGATGTCCCAGTCGTGCAGCGGCGTACCGTCGAGCAGCAGCGTGCCGCTGCTCGGTTCGAGGAAGCGCGGCAGCAGGTTGACGATGGTGCTCTTGCCGGCACCCGAGGGGCCGACCAGGGCGACGGTCTCGCCCGGCGCGAGCGTGATCGACACCCGATCGAGCGCCGGCGCCGCCGCGCCGCTGTATTGCAACGTGACGTCGCGCAACTCGAGCCGGCCTTCGCAGCGCGCCGGCGCATGCACGCCGCCCACCTCGGCCGGCGTGGTGTCGACCAGGTGGATGCCGCGCTCCAGCGCGGCCACGCCGCGGGTGATCGGGCCGGCCACTTCCGAGAGGTGCTTGATCGGCGCCACCAGCTGCAGCATGGCCATCACGAAGGCCACGAAACCGCCCACCGAGCCGCCGCTCTGGCCGCTCTGCCACAGCGCCACGACGATGACGGCCGACAACGCGCAGGCCGCGAGCATCTGCGTCAGCGGCGTCATCGTGGCGGCGGCGACGGCGGCCTTCACCGACAGTCGGCGCAGCGTCTCGCTGACGCGCGCGAAACGCGAGGCCTCGCTGGCCTGCGCCGAGTGCAGCCGCACGATGCGCCAGGCGAGCACGTTCTCCTCGACCACGTAGGCGAGCTCGTCGGTGGCGCGCTGGCCCTCGACCGTGAGCCGGTGCAGCCGCTTGCTCAGCGTGCGCATGATCCAGGCCACCGCCGGGAACAGCACGCCCACGAACAGCGTGAGCCGCCAGTTCAGCCACATCAGGTAGCCCAGCAGCGCCACCAGCGTGAGCGAGTCGCGCACCAGGCCGGTCATCGCATGCATCAGCTGGCCGGCGCCGGCCTGCACCTCGTAGGTGACGGTGTTGATCAGGCTGCTCGCCGCGTTGCGCGCGAACAGCGCGGGCTCGGCGTTCATCAGCCGCGCGAACAGGGCGCTGCGCAGTTCGACCATGCCGCGGTTGGCGGCCCAGGCCAGGCCGTACTGGGCGATGAAGCCGGCGAAGCCGCGCAAGCCGAACAGGCCGATCACGATCACCGGGATCTGCCACAGCGGCATGCTGCGCTGCTGGAAGCCGGCGTCCAGCAGGTGCTGCATGAACGACGGGATCATCGGCTCGGTGAGCGCGCCGATCACCGAGCCGACGAAGGCCAGCACGATGCCGCGGCGGCTGGAACGGAAGTAGGGCGCGATGGCGCCGATGCGCTGCCAGAACGTGCGCGAGGCCACTTCCGCGGCTTTTTCGCTCATCCGGGGAACTCCGGCCGCTGCGCGGGACTCTGCAGGAACATCAGCTTGATGTACTTGTAGTAGGTGTACTCGGCGTTGTAGATGGCCAGCATCAAGCCGTGCTGCCCGTCCAGGAAGCCCAGACGAATCACGTAGGTCCGCAGGAATGCCATCAGCCCATGCAGCACGGCCTTGAAGACGCTGCCCCGCTTGCCCGCGGCCAGCATGTCGCGCGCATGACCGCTGGAGTAGCGGTCGAGCTTCTCCAGAACGTCGTGCATGTTCGGGTAGCTGAAGTGCACGATGCTGGCCTTCAGGTCGGCCACGCTGCCATCGACCGTCATGTGCGCATGCAGGAAGTGGTCGGTGAAGCCCGACTTGGCACGCCGGCCCAGGCGCAGCGTGTAGTCGGGGCGCCAGCCGCTGTGGCGGATGAACTTGCCGCAGAACTCCGACAGGCGCGGCAGCCGGTAGCCGTCGTGAGCCCCGCTGCGGATGGCCTGCCGGATCTCGTCGCGCAGCGCCGGGCTGATGCGCTCGTCGGCGTCCAGCGACAGCACCCACTCGCCGGCGGCCATCGAGAAGCCGCGCGCCACCTGCGGGCCGTAGCCGGGCCAGTCGGTCTCGACCACGCGCGCGCCCGCCTCGCGTGCCAGGCGCGCGGTGGCATCGGTGCTGCGGGAGTCGAGCACGAGCACCTCGTCGGCGAACGAGGCGCTCGCGATGCATTCCGCAATGTTTCTTTCTTCGTTTTTCGCGACCACCACAATGGTGAGCGAATGCGGGTTCGGCATGGTGCGTGGGGGATCGCCCTCTATGATCCGAATTGTCGCCGATCCCACCGAAGCCACCTGCGGCGCGGCCTGGATGGCCCGTCGCCACGACCACCATGAAAAGAAGAACCGTCCTCCACCTGGCCGCGCTGCCCGCTTCTCTGGGGCTGTTCGGCACTGCACAGGCGCAGTTCCGCGTCGAGATCTCCGGCGTCGGCGCGACGCAGCTGCCGATCGCCGTGCCGCGCTTTCGCGATGAGGAGAAGGCGCCGCAACCGGTGTCGGCGATCATCCGCGCCGACCTCGAGCGCAGCGGCTTCTTCCGCCCGATCGACGCCAACGGCGTGGCGTTGGACGAGACCTCGCGTCCCGTGATGGCCGACTGGCGCGGCCGCAGCGCCGATGCGCTGGCGGCCGGTTCGGTGCAGCGCCTGGCCGACGGCCGCTTCGACGTGCGATTCAAGCTGTGGGACGTGGTCAAGGGCAGCGAGATCGGCGGCCAGGCCAGCGCCGTCGACGCGGCTGACCTGCGCCTGGCCGCGCACCGCATCGCCGACTACATCTACGAGAAGCTCACCGGCGACAAGGGCGTGTTCTCGACCCGCATCGCCTACGTCACCCGCGGTGGCGGGCGCTACACGCTGCGCGTGGCCGATGCCGACGGCGAGGGCGGGCAGGTGGCGCTGAACAGTCCCGAGCCGATCATCTCGCCGGCCTGGTCGCCGGACGGCCGCGAACTCGCCTACGTGTCCTTCGAGAGCCAGAAGGCGGTGGTCTACGCGCAGGAAGTGATGTCCGGCAAGCGGCGGCCGATCGCGAACTTCCGCGGCTCCAACAGCGCGCCGGCCTGGTCGCCCGACGGCAGCACGCTGGCAGCCACGCTCTCGCGCGAAGGCGGCTCGCAACTCTTCCTGATGGACCGCAACGGCGGCAACGTGCGGCGCCTGACCAGCAGCCAGGCGATCGACACCGAGCCGGTGTTCGAATACCCCGACGGCAAGCGCATCTACTTCGTCAGCGACCGCGGCGGCGGCCCGCAGGTCTACCGCATCGCCACCGGCGGCGGCAACGTCGAGCGCATCACCTTCGGCGGCAGCTACAACATCAGCCCGGCCGTCAGCCCCGACGGGCGCACGCTGGCCTTCATCGCGCGGCAGGGCAACAGCTTCAAGCTGCACACGCTGGACCTGTCCTCGCCGGGCTCGCAGCCGGTGCCGCTGACCGACACCACCGACGACGAGAGCCCGAGCTTCTCGCCCAATGGCAAGCTGATCATTTATGCCACGCGTGCCGGCGGTCGCGACGTGTTGATGACCACCACGCTCGATGGCAAGATCAAGGCCCGGCTGGTTTCCACCACCGCCGATGTGCGTGAGCCCAACTGGAGCCCGTACGGCCGCTGAGGGCCTGCACGCGATGCAGACCGCAACCCGTCCCCTATCGCCGCGCATTGCGGCCCTGTCCCACCGATCCGAAGAGGAGCACACCATGAACTCGACGCACCACCATCATCTGCCCCGGGCTGCTCTGGCCCTGCTGGCCGCCGCCGTGCTGGCCGGCTGCGCGAGCACGCCGCTTGAAGACACCAAGGCGCCCGTCGAGTCGCGCAGCGCCGGTGCCGCGGGTGGCGCCGGTGCCGGTGGCGCCAGCTCGGGTACCTCGCAGAGCAAGGTCACGCCGGTCGACCTGGCGAAGACCGACAACGCGATGATGAGCAACCTGCCGCGCATCGTGTTCTTCGACTTCGACAGCTACGTCGTCAAGGACGAGTTCCGCTCCACCGTCGAGGCCAACGCGAAGGTGCTGTCCGCCGACGCCAAGAAGAAGGTCACCATCGAGGGCCACACCGACGAGCGCGGTGGCCGCGAATACAACCTGGCACTGGGCCAGAAGCGTGCCGAGGCGGTGGCCAAGTCGCTGGCACTGCTCGGCGCCACCAACGCGCAGATGGAGGCCGTGAGCTTCGGCAAGGAGCGCCCGGCGGTGCAGGGCAGCGACGAGGCGGCGTACGCGAAGAACCGCCGCGCCGAGCTCGTCTACCGTTGAGCCGGAGCCGCTGATGTCGCCGATGTCGGTACTCACGCGGGGCGTCGCGGTGCTTGGCCTGGCGGGGGCGCTGCTCGCGCCGGCCCAGGCCGGCATCTTCGACGACGACGAGGCGCGCAAGGCCATCCTCGACCTGCGCCAGAAGCTCGAGCAGAGCAACGAGGCGCAGCGCGTGCGCCAGGCCGAGCTCAACGCGCAGATGGCCGACCAGCTCTCGCAGCTCAAGCGCAGCCTGCTCGACCTGAACAACCAGCTCGAGCAGATCCGCGCCGAGATGGCCAAGATGCGCGGCCAGGACGAGCAGCTCGCGCGCGACGTGGCCGAACTGCAGCGCAAGCAGAAGGACGTGCAGTCCGGCATCGACGAGCGCATCCGCAAGCTCGAGCCGGTGAAGGTCTCGCTCGACGAGAAGGAGTTCCTCGCCGATCCGGAAGAAAAGCGCATGTACGACGAGGCCTTCGCCTTCATCCGCAAGGGTGACTTCAATGCCGCCGCGGCCGGGCTGTCGACCTTCGTGCGCCGCTATCCGCAGAGCGGCTACCTCGATTCGGCCCACTTCTGGCTCGGCAACGCGCAGTACGGGCGCCGCGAGTACAAGGAGGCGATCGGCTCGTTCCGCGCGCTGCTGGCCGCGCGGCCCGAGCACCCGAAGGCGCCCGAGGCGATGCTGGCCATCGCGAACTGCCAGGTCGAGTTGAAGGACCCGAAGGGCGCGCGCAAGACCATCGGCGAGCTGGTGCAGGCCTACCCGAAGTCGGAGGCCGCGCAGGCCGGCCGCGAGCGACTGGCCTCGATCAAGTAGGGGCGCGGCGCCGGCCGCGACGGGCAGCGCAGAGGCGCTGCTTAAAATCGCGGCATGCAGGAAATCGACATCCAGGCCCTCGGCCGCACCGTGCTGTGGGCTACCTTCGCGCTGGCCGTGATCTTCGGCGCCATCGCCCAACGCACCCATTTCTGCACCATGGGGGCGGTGTCCGACATCATGACCATGGGCGACTGGTCGCGCATGCGCATGTGGGTCACCGCGATGGGCGTGGCCATGGTCGGCTTCAACGCCATGGTGGCGCTGGGCTGGCTCGACGCCGGCAAGACCGTCTACGCCGGCCCGCGCTTCATCTGGCTGTCGGCGCTGGTGGGCGGGGCGATGTTCGGCTTCGGCATGGTGCTGGCCTCGGGCTGCGGCAGCAAGACGCTGGTGCGCATCGGCGGCGGCAACCTCAAGTCGCTGGTGGTGTTCTTCGTGCTCGGCATCGCCGCCTTCGCCACGCTGCGCGGCATCACTGCCGTGCTGCGCGTGGCCACGGTCGACGCGGTGGCGATCGAGATCCCCGGCGGTCAGGACCTGCCCTCGCTGCTCGCGGTTGCCACCGGCATGGCCAAGCAGACGCTCGCCGGCATCGTCGGCGTCGGACTCGGCGCCGCCCTGCTCGCGTGGGCGCTCTCGCGCCAGGAAGGCCGCAGTGCCGACAACCTGCTCGGCGGGCTGGGCTTGGGCGCCGTGGTGGCGTTGCTGTGGTGGGTGTCGGGCCGCCTCGGCCACGTGGCCGAGGACCCGAACACGCTGCAGGAGGCCTTCGTGGCCACCAACTCGCAGCGCATGGAGTCGCTCACTTTCGTCGCACCGATGGCCTACACGATCGACTGGCTGATCTTCTTCAGCGACAAGAGCAAGCTGCTGACGATCGCCATCGTCAGCACGGTCGGCGTGGTGGTGGGCTCGTGGCTCTACGCGATCGCCACGCGCAGCTTCCGCTGGGAAGGCTTTCGCGGCGTGCAGGACACGGCCAATCACCTGCTCGGTGCCGTGCTGATGGGCATCGGCGGCGTCACCGCGATGGGCTGCACCATCGGGCAGGGCCTGTCGGGCCTGTCGACGCTGAGCCTGACGAGCTTCGTTGCCGTGGCCGCCATCATCGCCGGCGCGGTGGCCGGGCTGCGCTTCCAGTTCTGGCAGGTCGAGCGTTCGGCATGAGCGCGCCGGGCCGCTCCCAAGCGCGAATCCCGGAGCGCGTCGCGCGAAGGGCAGTCCAGTGAGCGCCGAGCCCGTGCTCGCGGATGCCGATCTCGAGCGGCGCTTCGGCGGCTTGCGCCGCCTGTATGGCGACCTGGCCTATGGCCGTATTCGCTCGGCGCGCTTCGCGGTGGTCGGTGTGGGCGGCGTGGGCTCCTGGGCCGCCGAGGCGCTGGCGCGCAGCGGTGTCGCCGAACTCACGCTGATCGACCTGGACCACATTGCCGAATCGAACATCAACCGACAGGTGCAGGCGCTCGGCGCCACGGTGGGCATGGCCAAGGTGAAGGCGCTTCGTGCGCGCATCGCCGACATCCACCCGGGCTGCGTGGTGCACGAGGTCGAGGCCTTCGCCGAGGCCGACAACTGGCCCGCCGTGATGCCGCAACCGGTGGACGTCGTCATCGATGCCTGCGACCAGTTGCGTGCCAAGGCGGCGATGGCCGCATGGGCGATTGCGTCGGGAACGCCGCTGGTGGTCGTGGGTGCCGCGGGTGGCAAGCGGCGCCCGCAGGCGGTGGAGGTCGAC
Proteins encoded in this window:
- a CDS encoding peroxidase-related enzyme; this translates as MSMNQPISRYPVPALESLPDDVKRRIVEVQEKSGFVPNVFLALSHRPDEFRAFFAYHDALMLRPSGLTKGEKEMIVVATSGANQCLYCVVAHGAILRIYEKKPTIADQVAVNHRKADITPRQCAMLDFAMKVCLDSASVGEADFEALRAHGFSDEDIWDIGAITALFGLSNRMANLTSMQPNAEFYLMGRVPKAASPDKAR
- the msbA gene encoding lipid A export permease/ATP-binding protein MsbA, which produces MSEKAAEVASRTFWQRIGAIAPYFRSSRRGIVLAFVGSVIGALTEPMIPSFMQHLLDAGFQQRSMPLWQIPVIVIGLFGLRGFAGFIAQYGLAWAANRGMVELRSALFARLMNAEPALFARNAASSLINTVTYEVQAGAGQLMHAMTGLVRDSLTLVALLGYLMWLNWRLTLFVGVLFPAVAWIMRTLSKRLHRLTVEGQRATDELAYVVEENVLAWRIVRLHSAQASEASRFARVSETLRRLSVKAAVAAATMTPLTQMLAACALSAVIVVALWQSGQSGGSVGGFVAFVMAMLQLVAPIKHLSEVAGPITRGVAALERGIHLVDTTPAEVGGVHAPARCEGRLELRDVTLQYSGAAAPALDRVSITLAPGETVALVGPSGAGKSTIVNLLPRFLEPSSGTLLLDGTPLHDWDIDALRRQFALVSQDVVLFNDSIAANVALGGEVDRQRVDAALRGANLFDFVQTLPQGIDSTIGHNGSQLSGGQRQRLAIARAIYKDAPVLILDEATSALDSESERLVQDALERLMRGRTSIVIAHRLSTIERADRIVALEGGRVVEQGTHAQLLAAGGLYARLHALQFRSPA
- a CDS encoding glycosyltransferase family 2 protein, encoding MPNPHSLTIVVVAKNEERNIAECIASASFADEVLVLDSRSTDATARLAREAGARVVETDWPGYGPQVARGFSMAAGEWVLSLDADERISPALRDEIRQAIRSGAHDGYRLPRLSEFCGKFIRHSGWRPDYTLRLGRRAKSGFTDHFLHAHMTVDGSVADLKASIVHFSYPNMHDVLEKLDRYSSGHARDMLAAGKRGSVFKAVLHGLMAFLRTYVIRLGFLDGQHGLMLAIYNAEYTYYKYIKLMFLQSPAQRPEFPG
- the tolB gene encoding Tol-Pal system beta propeller repeat protein TolB codes for the protein MKRRTVLHLAALPASLGLFGTAQAQFRVEISGVGATQLPIAVPRFRDEEKAPQPVSAIIRADLERSGFFRPIDANGVALDETSRPVMADWRGRSADALAAGSVQRLADGRFDVRFKLWDVVKGSEIGGQASAVDAADLRLAAHRIADYIYEKLTGDKGVFSTRIAYVTRGGGRYTLRVADADGEGGQVALNSPEPIISPAWSPDGRELAYVSFESQKAVVYAQEVMSGKRRPIANFRGSNSAPAWSPDGSTLAATLSREGGSQLFLMDRNGGNVRRLTSSQAIDTEPVFEYPDGKRIYFVSDRGGGPQVYRIATGGGNVERITFGGSYNISPAVSPDGRTLAFIARQGNSFKLHTLDLSSPGSQPVPLTDTTDDESPSFSPNGKLIIYATRAGGRDVLMTTTLDGKIKARLVSTTADVREPNWSPYGR
- the pal gene encoding peptidoglycan-associated lipoprotein Pal is translated as MNSTHHHHLPRAALALLAAAVLAGCASTPLEDTKAPVESRSAGAAGGAGAGGASSGTSQSKVTPVDLAKTDNAMMSNLPRIVFFDFDSYVVKDEFRSTVEANAKVLSADAKKKVTIEGHTDERGGREYNLALGQKRAEAVAKSLALLGATNAQMEAVSFGKERPAVQGSDEAAYAKNRRAELVYR
- the ybgF gene encoding tol-pal system protein YbgF, yielding MSVLTRGVAVLGLAGALLAPAQAGIFDDDEARKAILDLRQKLEQSNEAQRVRQAELNAQMADQLSQLKRSLLDLNNQLEQIRAEMAKMRGQDEQLARDVAELQRKQKDVQSGIDERIRKLEPVKVSLDEKEFLADPEEKRMYDEAFAFIRKGDFNAAAAGLSTFVRRYPQSGYLDSAHFWLGNAQYGRREYKEAIGSFRALLAARPEHPKAPEAMLAIANCQVELKDPKGARKTIGELVQAYPKSEAAQAGRERLASIK
- a CDS encoding YeeE/YedE family protein, with product MQEIDIQALGRTVLWATFALAVIFGAIAQRTHFCTMGAVSDIMTMGDWSRMRMWVTAMGVAMVGFNAMVALGWLDAGKTVYAGPRFIWLSALVGGAMFGFGMVLASGCGSKTLVRIGGGNLKSLVVFFVLGIAAFATLRGITAVLRVATVDAVAIEIPGGQDLPSLLAVATGMAKQTLAGIVGVGLGAALLAWALSRQEGRSADNLLGGLGLGAVVALLWWVSGRLGHVAEDPNTLQEAFVATNSQRMESLTFVAPMAYTIDWLIFFSDKSKLLTIAIVSTVGVVVGSWLYAIATRSFRWEGFRGVQDTANHLLGAVLMGIGGVTAMGCTIGQGLSGLSTLSLTSFVAVAAIIAGAVAGLRFQFWQVERSA
- a CDS encoding ThiF family adenylyltransferase, giving the protein MSAEPVLADADLERRFGGLRRLYGDLAYGRIRSARFAVVGVGGVGSWAAEALARSGVAELTLIDLDHIAESNINRQVQALGATVGMAKVKALRARIADIHPGCVVHEVEAFAEADNWPAVMPQPVDVVIDACDQLRAKAAMAAWAIASGTPLVVVGAAGGKRRPQAVEVDDLSAVTHDPLLAALRQRLRQHHGAARKGAIGVRCVFSREPVVAPGDACDVEGNLNCHGYGSTVSVTATFGLVAAQVALECAAVGS